The nucleotide window ACAATGACTCTTTTGACAATGATCTTCATTCTGATTTTATCTCTAAAGATAATATTACTATTGATGGTTTAAATCTAATCGTTAATCTTGAAAGAAACAATTTATATAAATATGCTCATATTTTCTGTTTTACTAATAATCACAAAGAAGAAGGTTATATTTTAATAGAATTAAAAAGAAATATTAAAGTAATTGATATAAAAATAAAATATCTTTCTAATGAAGAGATTGAAGCTACTGCTATTCTAAATATTGTAGAACCAACTCAAGAGGAGTTAAATCAAATCAGATGGAATATAGAAGGTAATCTTATCTCTAAATATAATGGTTTACAAACTATAAAACACAATATAAAAAAAGAGAATATTTATGAAATAAACTTTTATTCATTTATAATCAATAATCAAAATATTCAAGATTATGCTAATGCTTTTGCTGTGTTTGATGAGGATGAAAAAAAATTAAATGATTTAGGGATAAATTAATGAGTAAAAAATTAGATGATAAAATATTATTACATGCTAAACCAATAGTCTCAAAAGAAGAATTTATAAATAATTTCAAAAATATTACTTTAGAAATAAAACTTTTAAGAAATAATAAAGAACCTATAAAAGATATTTCTTTTAAAGCTGAAAATATAAAAGTAGAAAAAGTTTCAAATAATATAGAATTATTAAAAAAATATAATTTAATATATGAAAATAAATATATTATAAAATATGAATTTACAGCAAGAGAAATAGCAACAAAATTAGAATTAACAGATGAAGAAATAAAAGATGTATCTTTTGTTTCTGGTTGGATAGATGCTAATTGTGATGGAAAATTTAGTAAAAACTATGAAAAATGGGTTGAAATTGCTATTTGTAGAGGAATCACTAAAGAAATGTTAGTTGCAATGGAATGTATAGAAGCAAGTAATAATCAAGAGTTAATAGATGCTTTAAATAAATATTGTTGTCAACATGAGATTAATACTCCTCTTAGAGTTGCTCATTTTTTAGCACAAGCTGCAACTGAAAGTGGTGGGTTTACAAAATTTGTGGAAGATGGTACATATAAAGAATCAATAGCTATACAAAGTAGCTACTATAGTGCATATAGAAATAGTATTGAAGGAAAAAATATTCAATTAATTCCAAGAAAAGATAGAAATGGAAATATACAAAGAGATAACGATGGAAATATAATTTATAACTGTAAACAACCTGAATATTTTAACTGTAAATATGGTGGGAAACAAGGTAATACAAAAGTAGAACCTCTTAATCCAAAAAAACAATATTACTATCAAATCAACGATGGGTTTAATTATCGAGGTAGAGGGTTAATACAAATAACATTTAGAGATACTTATAAAAACTTCACTACAAGATACAATGCTAAAAATCCAGATGATATAAAAGACTTTGAAGCAAATCCTAATTTATTAGAGCAAATAAAATATGCTGTTGCTTCTGCGTGTGATTATTGGGCGAATAAATCAGGTGGTGGAAAATCATCACTCAATGCTCATGCTGATGAAGGTACAAGGGATGAAGTGGTGTTGAAAATAAGTGCGGTTGTGAATGGGTACTATCCGAAAGAGTTGTCAGAATACAATAATTTAACATCAAGTGAAAAAGCCAAATATAAAAAAGCAAACGACAACCTCTATATAAAAACACCAAACGGCTACGATGAAAGACTAGAAAACTTTCATAAACTTAAACAACATATGGAACTATGAGGAAAAAAATAGATGAAAAAACAGATAGTAAAAACAATTACATTTTTAGGAATATTTTTTAGTTCAAATCTCTTTGCAATCACACCACCAACTCCAGAAGAATATAAAGAAATTGTAGATTCTTTTAAGCTTATTGATACAAGCGAAAAAGAGCTATCAAGAACCTATAAGATAAATGGAGAAATTATAAAAGCCGAACTTCAAAAAGAAGAAAATGAACCATTTCAGGAAGTTCAACACATTATAACTATTGGAGACAAAGATCTTGGAGAGCCTAAAAATTGGACAGGAATAGATAAATATGATCAAAAACTTTTATTTGTAGCTTGTATTTCACTCAATAAAAAGATAGTTTTAGCTTCTTTAGTAAGGTCATCTTTTAATGCAAAAAAAACAAAGCAAACAGCAGTTCGTTATGCAGGGTATGTAACAGAAATTGAGGAAAATACTTGTTGTGGAAATTATGGTGATATAGGAGATGACTGCCTCTTTGATGAAGAACATTCTGCAGGTTGGGAAACTTCAATCCCAACCTACAACCCAAACGAGTTCTACCCCTACTTCAATGAACAAAGAATCCTTGAAAGACTTTATGAAACTGGAACTTGTGATAAAAAAGCTACAAATGAAGCTAATATTGAAGTTTTACTAGGAAATAAATGGATACCTCAAGAACAAAGTTGGGATATAAAAGAAAAAATAGCTACTACTATTTTAACATTAAATCAACTTTTAGAAAATGCAAAATCAAATCAAAAATTAACATTTGAACAAATCAATGAAGTTTTAAAAAATGAGGAATTAAATATAAAAACTCTTCAAAAATATAATGATTTAGCATATTATTTACAACTATCAAATAAAAATAAAGAAGCTATTTTTATTTTAGAAAAAATTATAGAAAAATTTCCAAATAGAACTGTTGCTTATCTAAATCTTGCTGATGCTTATAATGGATTAAATAATAAAGATAATGCAAAACAAAACTATGAAAAATATATAGAACTTATGAAACTAGATAATAAAAAATCTAAAATCCCTATAAGAGTTTTTAAGCATTTAAATGTTTTTAAATCTAATGAAACTATAAGGGAAAAATAGATGAAAAAACAGATTGTAAAAACAATTACATTTTTAGGAATATTTTTTAGTTCAAATCTCTTTGCAATCACACCACCAACTCCAGAAGAATATAAAGAAATTGTAGATTCTTTTAAGCTTATTGATACAAGCAAAAAAGAACTATCAAGAACCTATAAGATAAATGGGGAAACTATAAAGGCGGAACTTGAAAAGCAAGATGATACAAAAACAACTCAATTCATACAACATATTATAACTCTTGGGAGTAGAATTCTTGGAAAACCAAATGATTGGGTTCTTACAAATAAAGACGACCAAAAGCCTTTATTTGTTTCTTGTATTTCATCCGATAAAAAAATAGTTTTATCGTCTTTGGTTAGATCATCAACTTATTATCAAAAAACTAAAGAAAAATTTGTTAGATATTCTGGTTTTGTAGCTAAGATAGATAAAAATACTTGTTGTGGAAATTATTGGATAGATAGTGGTCTTTTAAATGGCGAAAACCCTACCGCTAAAACCTCCATCCCAACCTACAAGCCAAACGAATTTTACCCCTACTTCAACGAACAAAGAATCCTTGAAAGACTTTATGAAACTGGAACTTGTGATAAAAAAGCTACAAATGAAGCTAATATTGAAGTTTTACTAGGAAATAAATGGATACCTCAAGAACAAAGTTGGGATATAAAAGAAAAAATAGCTACTACTATTTTAACATTAAATCAACTTTTAGAAAATGCAAAATCAAATCAAAAATTAACATTTGAACAAATCAATGAAGTTTTAAAAAATGAGGAATTAAATATAAAAACTCTTCAAAAATATAATGATTTAGCATATTATTTACAACTATCAAATAAAAATAAAGAAGCTATTTTTATTTTAGAAAAAATTATAGAAAAATTTCCAAATAGAACTGTTGCTTATCTAAATCTTGCTGATGCTTATAATGGATTAAATAATAAAGATAATGCAAAACAAAACTATAAAAAATATATAGAACTTATGAAACTAGATAATAAAAAATCTAAAATCCCTATAAGAGTTTTTGAGCATTTAAATGTTTTTAAATCTAATGAAACTATAAGGGAAAAATAGATGAAAAAACAGATTGTAAAAACAATTACATTTTTAGGAATATTTTTTAGTTCAAATCTCTTTGCAATCACACCACCAACTCCAGAAGAATATAAAGAAATTGTAGATTCTTTTAAGCTTATTGATACAAGCGAAAAAGAACTATCTCACACTTTTAGAGTGAATGGAGAAGAAATAAAATTTACCATTGATAAGTTAGATGATAAACAAGCCCTTAAGAATGGGCAATGGCAAAGACATCTAATAAAATTTAACAATATTAAATTGCAAAAATTTAATGGTGGTAATCTGGTATATATATATGATCAAAAACTTTTTGCTGTAGCATGTATCGCAAAAGATAAAAAAACAGTTTTAGCTTCCATTGTTAGATCTTCTGTTAAAGATTATAAAGAAATACATTATGGAGGATTAGTATCTTTAATTGATAAAAACATAAAAGATGATAGTTATGTCCTAGAT belongs to Arcobacter defluvii and includes:
- a CDS encoding tetratricopeptide repeat protein, with the protein product MKKQIVKTITFLGIFFSSNLFAITPPTPEEYKEIVDSFKLIDTSEKELSRTYKINGEIIKAELQKEENEPFQEVQHIITIGDKDLGEPKNWTGIDKYDQKLLFVACISLNKKIVLASLVRSSFNAKKTKQTAVRYAGYVTEIEENTCCGNYGDIGDDCLFDEEHSAGWETSIPTYNPNEFYPYFNEQRILERLYETGTCDKKATNEANIEVLLGNKWIPQEQSWDIKEKIATTILTLNQLLENAKSNQKLTFEQINEVLKNEELNIKTLQKYNDLAYYLQLSNKNKEAIFILEKIIEKFPNRTVAYLNLADAYNGLNNKDNAKQNYEKYIELMKLDNKKSKIPIRVFKHLNVFKSNETIREK
- a CDS encoding tetratricopeptide repeat protein — its product is MKKQIVKTITFLGIFFSSNLFAITPPTPEEYKEIVDSFKLIDTSKKELSRTYKINGETIKAELEKQDDTKTTQFIQHIITLGSRILGKPNDWVLTNKDDQKPLFVSCISSDKKIVLSSLVRSSTYYQKTKEKFVRYSGFVAKIDKNTCCGNYWIDSGLLNGENPTAKTSIPTYKPNEFYPYFNEQRILERLYETGTCDKKATNEANIEVLLGNKWIPQEQSWDIKEKIATTILTLNQLLENAKSNQKLTFEQINEVLKNEELNIKTLQKYNDLAYYLQLSNKNKEAIFILEKIIEKFPNRTVAYLNLADAYNGLNNKDNAKQNYKKYIELMKLDNKKSKIPIRVFEHLNVFKSNETIREK
- a CDS encoding glycoside hydrolase family 19 protein translates to MSKKLDDKILLHAKPIVSKEEFINNFKNITLEIKLLRNNKEPIKDISFKAENIKVEKVSNNIELLKKYNLIYENKYIIKYEFTAREIATKLELTDEEIKDVSFVSGWIDANCDGKFSKNYEKWVEIAICRGITKEMLVAMECIEASNNQELIDALNKYCCQHEINTPLRVAHFLAQAATESGGFTKFVEDGTYKESIAIQSSYYSAYRNSIEGKNIQLIPRKDRNGNIQRDNDGNIIYNCKQPEYFNCKYGGKQGNTKVEPLNPKKQYYYQINDGFNYRGRGLIQITFRDTYKNFTTRYNAKNPDDIKDFEANPNLLEQIKYAVASACDYWANKSGGGKSSLNAHADEGTRDEVVLKISAVVNGYYPKELSEYNNLTSSEKAKYKKANDNLYIKTPNGYDERLENFHKLKQHMEL